DNA from Alnus glutinosa chromosome 2, dhAlnGlut1.1, whole genome shotgun sequence:
TGGTAATCTTTCTACATCCCATTATATTACAAGGATCCATTAAGGATATaggaaatatacaaaatatgtTCTTAAGTTATTGTAGAATAAAACATTAGGCATGtgcttaaaaagaagaaaaaaggaagacaaACTCGCAAACAGAGTGAGATTAAATGGGCAAAAAGGGGGAATGGTATAAGGGAACCATATTTCTTTGAGTTATATTGTAACGTTGtatacatttaaaaattaatttgtcaaGCATAACTAAATATCAAAcatacatttaaaaattaatttgtcaaGCATAACTAAATATCAAACATAACAATAGATTTGATCCTCCCTCTCTTTTCCTCCAAATAATCATTTTCCTGATTCGCCCTGTCAGTAAAGGTAATTTTGCATTACTCCTAGAACATTCATTTCAAATGTTAGAAAAtaattggatttttttcttGAGAAGAATCAAATTATAGGATATTTCATTGGAAATGAACCATAATAGATGAACTAATTGACTACTGAAGCCTACTTATTTCTAGCTTATAAATTTGATGCCATAGTACCTAACCAGGTTAATAACAAAGGATGTTACTCACAGTTAGCATTCTATcaataatctttttcttctctctccctttttttttttttaatatatattttctaatgGAGAGGGATATAAGTTACTGCTACACATACATATTTGGTGGAAGATGAGATGCACTACCTTCGCAGTTGGATGAACTTTGGCAGATGGATGAACATAAACATCACCAATGACTGTAGCACTTTTAGTACCATCTCCACTAGCCAAAAGATGGGGGGAGGTTAATCGAAATTGGGCAAGATACAAACCCGAACATTTTAAAGACATTCTGTAATATCAAAGACAGATTAAGATGAGGCCAATGTGGTCCAAACTTAGGCATAATGGAAAAGAAATTGGAAATGATGGACGCAGTTATTGTACCCTGGAGTTTTTATCTGTTCCCAAAAATCCATGGTCTCATATGTATACAATTGCTTCTTTCCAGCAAGTGGTGACAAAATATCTTGGTCCAGTCTTACAAATCCTGTAGGAAGGGTTCTGTTAGGAGAAACAAAAATCAGCAGTGAGAACTAAATGAAAGCAACTGCAGCTTTTAAAAATCAACAGATGAAAAAAGAAACATTGTTTTAAAAACTCAATATATATAACAATCAGATTAAATTTCAATGCATCTAATGTGTAATGCGTGTTATGATGCAGTAAACATTTCTCACTTCGACTTTTTGAAGATTATAGTTGCATAAAAGTCTAAAATTCTGTTTTTCATTATCAAAAGTAGTAGTAAAATTAGACCTTGTCACATATTGGAGGGATTCAAAGCTGGACGTGGCATGTAGATTAGCTGCAGTTAACAAAGCAATTATTCAGATTCAAACAGGATTGAGAAATTGCTATGCATATCCCACACCAAATGAAACAATCAGATATGTGAAAAATTAATGACTGCAACAATATTTGTCACATGGCTCAAGTAAAGACTGTTTCCCAACCAAATTCCATCGCCAAGGTAACCTCGCTTCTCATCTGATAAAATCTAAATTTATTGCTGATGGTATCTGTCTGtaactttttccaaaaaatttaacgCACTCTTAGCACAAAAATTTCAATGCTTTCTTCTTAATTTGGAACCCATGTTTGGGTTTTGAAAAGGAACATTGTGCATCATCATCTCTATGGATAGCCATTTGGCATTTTGACTTATGCCTTTTGACATGTCTCCAGTTTTTCATAAAAGTTTTTCAAACCAATGGATCTGAAAGatcaaatataaacataaataaaGGAAAGATATAATCTCAAATAAGTGGGCCTATATCTGTATCTAATGAAGTGTATCCTATAATAGtgagaggaagagaaaggaaatgatgaaaattgaattgacttgcGGTAGACCCCCgccccaaagaaaaaaagaactctCTGCAGATGAAACTATATATGCTTTCAGATTAGATACAATGTACAAAAAAGATGAACAAGAAATGCAAAGCAGTGTAATGATTAACATTTATGGTAGACAAGAGCAGATCAAAACTGCAGACCAGACCTAACTAAATAGGTATATGACAAATAAAAACCAACCTCTGTCTTCCCTGTGAGTGGAGACACCTTCAATGACACTAAAAATGCCGCGTGTAAAGACGTAGACACCACAGTTTATCAAATCACTCACCTACATGTCATGAAAATAGTTAACCCAAAGTAAACACTAAACATGGCCAGAAATACAACTAAGCCATTAAAGCTATCAAGCAACAACTAAGTTCACAGCACTTGGGACAAAAATAAAACTGCACATTGCACATACAAATGTCTCTGGTTTCTCGGTGTAGTGCAACAGCTCTTTGGTGATTGGATCAGCAACCAATTCACCAAACTGATGCGCTGATTCAGCAGAAACCTGCACATAAGGccagaaaataagaaaaaccaaTGAAGAGGTTTGTGATTGGGGAATAATGTTGCAAGTAGCATGTGCCAACCTTGATGACTAACATTGTTCCCATTCCACCAAATCTTCTATGGGTCTCTGATAATAAAAGAATTGCACCAATCACATTCTCTACAACTTATGCATGacttaacaaataataattacacCACAAGAATCCTTGTCACATATGATTTTGTAAACACTAGTGTATTCATAAGCCATTTAACATACATCATCCATAGTGTGAAACTTACCAAGCATGTCAGGCAGTGGAAAATTGCAGCAAACATCACAATTCAGCAGAAAGATATGTGACTGCCCAAAAGTAGATGTATGTGGTAAGAATGTGTATGCAAAAGCACACATGTAATAAGttgaacaatttttttcaaaaatttaaattaaagaaataagagaaaaaaagaaaaagaaaaaaaaaaagtagttgatTACACAATATTaggatagattttttttttgacaagtaaaaaaaaaatttaaatattagtaTAGATGTTTGGACCcaaaaaaacatattgaaaagaagtaaGAGAGAAAGAGCATGGCTCAAACCGGGCAGTCTTCCATAATCATATCTCTGAAGTAGTAAAGGCCACCAGCCGAACCATGCGGTTTGTCCTCTTTCAAGTACCTAGATTCAACACAATCAACAAGAAACCACTTTGAAGATCCAAATTCCAACACAGTCAAACCATTATGACCACCACACTATCATGACAAATAAAGGCACTACTCACCTCACTGGTACTTTCAGCTCATTGGATATCGAAGACACATATAACGCAAATTCCCGCTCCTCGTAAAATCCAATCAAAAAAATCTGGGCCAAATTGGGTATCTACAACACAGAGATCAACAATCCAGCCTATCAATTCAACAACAACGAACTAATATTCCTTATCGAAATTCCATTTGGCTTTTTCTCGACTTAGTAAAAGTCAAATGGGGCAAAAAGATgggatttttaaattattaaagcaATGAATTTCCTCAAATTTTCTCTGTAACCAAACAAAGGCAAATGGGAAAAAgttaaagaagaaaacaaaagctTACCCTTTTACAAGCTGAAATGGGATGGTGAACCATTGGCTGCCCAGCCAAAGGGAATAGAGGCTTCGGAGTATTGAATGAAAGAGGCCGAAATCTAGTCCCtacaaagagcaaaaaaaaaaaaaaacgaaaattgtatacataagaaaaaaaaaaaattcaaggaaaATCGAAGGTTATATTACCTTTGGTGGGTCCGCCCACCATGATCACTGCTACCACCTTCTCCTCCGAGCTTTCCATGTCCGTAACTCTTAGTTAGCTTCTCGTAGACTTCAATATCGAATTGTTTCAAAGAATTTGAAGGTGTTTTCTGTGATGCAGGGTCCGGAGTCCGGACTATTCACGTTGCTTGAAGGCGAAGTGTTTCGATTCTTTTTCCTCCTTTTGGTCTTCGAATTCGGTGAGGATGCTCAAAGAGAGATGTTGGCTGTAACCAACAGTCTGTCTGGGTCATGAAGAACGACGTCGtctggtatttttttttttaaatgacatcgGGTGACCGACGACGGAATATAATTCtctgattaaaatttaaaataaaatgaacattatttattttatgctccaaatttaaagtttgtgtatTTAATATTaacaagtttttaaaaaaaatttaaaaaatgagttaGAGAGGATCTTATTCCAGCCAAATAAAGATAATAagtcttacaaatttaatggtcaatttttttaaaaaaaatatacattgtCATCTTgtatatacataaaaaatataaaaaagaacaTTTCTCATTTGCTACTAAAAGCTGTTGCTGAGACTACATTGTCATCTTAACAAGCAGTTTTAAGACCACACGTCATTTCAACAACCTGAAAAGTCGACTCAAAAGGGGGATGTATTTTGCCTCAACAACCTGAAAGTCGTCTCTATAACAATTCAAATTAACTCCTCATCCGTAAGCGTTGCCAAAAGTGTTTGTTGAAGTCATCCTTCATCACCTCAACAATCTGCATTATCGGGACACCATAAATAAGACCCGAGTGGGAAGTGGGAAGTGGGAATTGGTACTTTGGTCTCTTGCTTCGTGTTTCCACGATGATGAAATCGTAATCCCCAAAATGCCAGAATTACCTAAAATTGTTCTACTCTGGGCCAAATTAATGGCATACTTCAGATTAGTTCCCAATTCACTTTTAGTTCTAGAATGATGTTTATAAAGAGATCAAATGAACATAGCAATGTAGGAAAACAGAAAGCGAGTGCAGCGGACTTTGGTGCGGATGTTTGTGGCTCTCAATAGTTAAGTCTAATTGTAGTTTGAGCTTGAAACGGgcagaattttcttttaaattggatTTGAAGAATTTTCTCCAACACAATTTATAAAACTATCATGTGTCTCTTACGGACAGAATTCAGTGTAAGAGACAATTTAAAAAGaacaattctttctttttcttttttttgggagggtaAAAAACGTAGGTCCACCTGTTTTCCTCAACATATGAGTTgcacatgctttttttaatagcatgtgagaagcacatacttttttaataaaattttctctactctgttaatgctattaaaaaaaggctaaaaagCATGTACAACTCGCATGTTAAAAGATACATGACAACTTTATAGCTGGATTAGAGGAAAACTCGGTCCACTTAGGCTGCAATGCTTTAATTTGGGGTTACTTTGTTATGTGATTAACGCAGAGAATGTGGTTCACATTGTTTAAGTGGATTGAATAAGTGCTTTTACTGGATGTAAGCTCTATAGATTTGGTTTTAGTTCTAACTTCTATGATACATTTTGTGTTTCAGTTTTTTGTTGTAATGGAAGtccattccttttcttttcttgttaaaTGTGACTAATATTTGAATTGGAtaccattctttttcttttcttgttaaaTGTGATTAATATTTGAATTGGATATTGGTATTGAGTGGTTCCTGGTGATTCAATAGTCAAAAGCATGTATAATCAAAATTGTTCAACTATATATTTCCACACAGCTAAGATGTGGTTCCAAGAGTAAGTCATGCAAGGAAACAGTTGTGTCACAACTCaaaattacaacatcaataGAACGGTAAGATCCAAATGACCCATGGACATGAACTACAAAAGTATACCTATACTAGCAAAAAGTTACATACCCAACTAATCCAGCATCTTCTGCTTGTTTCCCAAGTAATCCAGCATCCTCTGCTTGTTCTTTCACGTGTGCAAAATTCCACATGACCAAATAATCGTATAGGCAAATAACTTTTTCAAAGTTAGAATGTTAACCAACTGAAAAGAACACGGAATCTTCATTGTTGTGATTTGATGGAAAGAAGCATACTGATCTTATAAGCAGCCATCACACCTGCCACTGCTTACAAAACCCAGCCAGGTTGTCTCAACTCCTTGGCACTGAAGATCCGCACTTCTCTACAAGCCCAACAGCACATTAGGAAGATGTTGATGACAAGTTGATAATGGCATATCACTTCTCACTTTCACTGTAGATACTCTCCAAATATGATGAAAACTAGGTCAAAAGTTACTAGACTAATTACCCAACACATTCCACCTGCAATGTCAAATCCTTGACTCCAGCACCCTGTAATATCCGTGAAACCTGTGCCTTTGTAGAAGCCTTGTCAGTTTCCTTTGAGATATGAAGATTTAGTGTCCCCACAACATCTGTGCTTGTAAAACTCCATACGTGCAAATTCCTGATCCCATGTACTCCCCTTATCTTCATAACATCAGTTAGAGCTTCTTTCAAATCCTGCTCATGCATCCTAGGAACTCTTTGGAGTAAAATTTCTGCAGAGTTTCTGAGTAATGGGATAACTGAAGCTACAATTAAGACTGAAATAAATATTGAGCACGCAGGATCAGCAACAAGCCATCCCTTGTACTTAATTAAAAGGGTCGATAAGACAACTCCAACACTTCCCATGGTGTCTGCAAGAACATGCAAAAATATTCCTTCCATGTTGTGGTCAACATGACGATGGTGTTTTTGTGGTTCTTCTCCAATAGACGGAAGTTTTCTTGATTGGGAACCATGATTTCCTGTGGAGGAGCAACTTTTAGTATCTGAACAGTGTGTATGGGTTTGAGAACCTGCTCCTTGACCATGAGATTCTGCCACATTATGACCTTCAAAGGAATGACTACATGAGCTTCTTGAAGAACTATGGGGGAAGCTTTCGTGTACATGGTTGTCAGCTTGATGATGGTTATGGTGGTCATGTTGGTGAGCATGCTCAAGATGATCGTTACAGTTGGTTCTCCCACTAATGTGATCTTCTTTACAGTGGTCAGCACAGCCATAGGGATTACAACTGTGTTGTTCATGATGGTCAGTGTGGTCAGAGCATGATTTTTCATGGCATTCACGGGAATCAGCAGTACATTCATGATGTTTTCCGTGATCATGTCCAACGTGGTCATGAGAATGTTGGTCATGATGGTGGGAGTGGGAGTGagaatgagaatgagaatgtGAGCATCCCTCATGATCATGGCCAAAATGGTCATGAGAATGTTGGTCATGATGGTGGGATTTGGAGTGAGAATGAGAATGTGAGCATCCCTCATGATCATGTCCTAAATGTTCATGAGAATGTTGGTCATGATGGTGGGAGTGGGAGTCAGAATGAGAATGTGAGCATCCACCATGGGCATGATGATGCTCCTcatgaaagaaaatcaaaccaaCCACATTAACCACAAGTCCTCCAATTGAAACAGTCAATAGACTGTTAGTTGATATCTCCTGAGGGTCCAAAATCCTCTCAAATGACTCCAGAACAATTAGTGCTCCAACCAGAACCAGTAAAACAGCATTAACATATCCCGAAAGAACCTCAAATCTCCCACGACCATAATTAAACTGATTGTTTGCAGGCAAACGTGAAATATATGAAGCATATAGCCCAATTGCCAGAGCAGCACAATCAAACAACATGTGGCACGCATCAGATATCAACCCAAGACTATTGCTCATGAACCCGGCAACAAATTCCACAACCATGTACCCTGTGTTGATCAAAAGGAAAAGTGCAATCTTACGGGACTTCCTCTCACTCCAAATATGCCGGATAGCTTTCATAATCGAGGTAGTAAATAACTCAGGAGACTCCACCCCCAATTCAAGATAATTCGAATCAACAGGATCTAACTCCCAAACAGCCACATAAAGCAATAAACCACAACTCAGCAATCCCCAAAGCGAGAGCTCAGGAAAATAGAACAGCTCTAAAACAAGAGTACAAACAAATGTAACCAAAAACTCCCTCCGAAAATCTTTAGAACTCACGAGCTTCTCATCACTATAGTTTTCACTCAA
Protein-coding regions in this window:
- the LOC133859780 gene encoding uncharacterized protein LOC133859780, which encodes MESSEEKVVAVIMVGGPTKGTRFRPLSFNTPKPLFPLAGQPMVHHPISACKRIPNLAQIFLIGFYEEREFALYVSSISNELKVPVRYLKEDKPHGSAGGLYYFRDMIMEDCPSHIFLLNCDVCCNFPLPDMLETHRRFGGMGTMLVIKVSAESAHQFGELVADPITKELLHYTEKPETFVSDLINCGVYVFTRGIFSVIEGVSTHREDRANLHATSSFESLQYVTRTLPTGFVRLDQDILSPLAGKKQLYTYETMDFWEQIKTPGMSLKCSGLYLAQFRLTSPHLLASGDGTKSATVIGDVYVHPSAKVHPTAKIGSNVSISANVRVGAGVRLISCIILDDVEIKENTVIINSIVGWKSSLGKWSRVQADGDYNAKLGITILGEAVTVEDEVVVINSIVLPNKTLNVSVQEEIIL
- the LOC133859781 gene encoding uncharacterized protein LOC133859781; this translates as MADHRHHHHQQHRPHRLSLPPRATAATNPTTPTTVNRPYPLYPYPTSTPTPTPSKHRLASLSSFNSRTSTSAESSLSFLFILLFSLRSLYSLLPFLRSSPSFSLFPFSFFVSLLSFLFTLSFSLFASNSKNPFHPKSQSQPLLSLSSITQSQRRVLVAKSVLLAVVFLLRFQALRYCGTAAMILAEMSGNVAARFVAEGRDRSFGDLIRYRSSKVRGFFALFFGLFLLSISWDRIECFPFSASLVEKWGVSVFPRENCVRVWPMLLPFLSGFLGCYERVSMNWGTIRQLGRKRVRLISLFFTTIVLFVPAVISMLMFKAEGDSVFIGNLIWPLANTVVFGVLLSENYSDEKLVSSKDFRREFLVTFVCTLVLELFYFPELSLWGLLSCGLLLYVAVWELDPVDSNYLELGVESPELFTTSIMKAIRHIWSERKSRKIALFLLINTGYMVVEFVAGFMSNSLGLISDACHMLFDCAALAIGLYASYISRLPANNQFNYGRGRFEVLSGYVNAVLLVLVGALIVLESFERILDPQEISTNSLLTVSIGGLVVNVVGLIFFHEEHHHAHGGCSHSHSDSHSHHHDQHSHEHLGHDHEGCSHSHSHSKSHHHDQHSHDHFGHDHEGCSHSHSHSHSHSHHHDQHSHDHVGHDHGKHHECTADSRECHEKSCSDHTDHHEQHSCNPYGCADHCKEDHISGRTNCNDHLEHAHQHDHHNHHQADNHVHESFPHSSSRSSCSHSFEGHNVAESHGQGAGSQTHTHCSDTKSCSSTGNHGSQSRKLPSIGEEPQKHHRHVDHNMEGIFLHVLADTMGSVGVVLSTLLIKYKGWLVADPACSIFISVLIVASVIPLLRNSAEILLQRVPRMHEQDLKEALTDVMKIRGVHGIRNLHVWSFTSTDVVGTLNLHISKETDKASTKAQVSRILQGAGVKDLTLQVECVG